From a single Streptomyces misionensis genomic region:
- a CDS encoding TetR/AcrR family transcriptional regulator, producing MSSSVQRKRIRKDPAARRAEIVTTAAAVALAEGLECVTLRRIGEELAVRPGLISHYFPSAEELVAEAFGHAATAELDRLLPDAGGATGEPEPDTATAGTAADGATPVGTAPSGSAAGPLVRLRRFLGRTTGEEYDAISRLWINARHLSRYRPLLRERVARQEAAWRGRLEELIRDGVAADEFRTADPLGAAVQILVVLDGLGVHVNTVTPARPAAVLRMAHSTAERELGLSAGALDHPEPTEQSPS from the coding sequence ATGTCGTCAAGCGTTCAGCGCAAGCGGATCCGCAAGGATCCGGCGGCCCGGCGGGCGGAGATCGTGACCACGGCCGCCGCCGTCGCCCTGGCGGAGGGCCTGGAGTGCGTCACCCTGCGCCGGATCGGTGAGGAACTGGCCGTGCGCCCGGGATTGATCAGCCACTACTTCCCGTCGGCCGAGGAACTGGTCGCCGAGGCCTTCGGCCACGCGGCGACCGCGGAACTGGACCGCCTGCTGCCGGACGCGGGGGGCGCGACCGGGGAACCGGAGCCGGATACCGCGACCGCCGGAACCGCGGCCGACGGTGCCACGCCCGTTGGCACTGCGCCTTCCGGATCCGCGGCCGGGCCGCTCGTCCGGTTGAGGCGGTTCCTGGGGCGGACGACCGGGGAGGAGTACGACGCCATCAGCCGGCTGTGGATCAACGCCCGGCACCTGAGCCGCTACCGGCCGCTGCTGCGCGAGCGGGTGGCCCGGCAGGAGGCCGCCTGGCGCGGGCGCCTCGAAGAGCTGATCCGGGACGGCGTGGCCGCGGACGAGTTCCGAACCGCCGATCCCCTCGGTGCCGCCGTCCAGATCCTCGTCGTCCTCGACGGCCTCGGCGTCCACGTCAACACCGTCACCCCCGCCCGGCCCGCCGCCGTGCTGCGCATGGCGCACAGCACCGCCGAGCGTGAACTCGGCCTGTCCGCAGGCGCGTTGGATCACCCCGAGCCCACCGAACAGTCCCCCTCCTGA
- a CDS encoding purine-cytosine permease family protein: MASTLPDPCPDAQTAPGEGPAPSPRDFGGVETHGIDHIPDSERRGRPRELFSVWAAANVNYLSLVVGGALVLMGLSLWQALAVTVVGNLFWLLTGLLAVPGPAAGAPSEVITRALYGVRGNRVNNAVTGWLISVCYFALNLAAAATAAFSLVARTGLPVNSAVKAVVVVLIAAVTLAISVYGHSAIVRLYMPITLVLTVVFAVLAVAVLRHTDFSYAPHRPLRGDALWATVLAGVALIASGPLSYTTSADFSRYLPRTTSPWAVAGWTALGGFLPGVVVCGLGACAATAVDMNDPQSALQPLLPAWFRPLFLLALVLGTVALNALTAYSAGLALQAVGIRIRRSLSVLVDGTVSVSLTLYALLVSDFLDTVGNVLQLTVVLLGPSTAVYAVDILLRRGRYDGPALTDESPTGRFWYTGGVNWRGALALSAGVAASALCVDTVYTGPAAAALGHVDLALPAGLLVSAAAYALLMRGPGRTGVRVPPRSGRPPGHP, translated from the coding sequence ATGGCGTCCACGCTCCCCGATCCCTGTCCCGACGCGCAGACCGCGCCCGGCGAGGGGCCCGCCCCCTCCCCCCGGGACTTCGGCGGCGTGGAGACGCACGGCATCGACCACATCCCGGACTCCGAACGCCGGGGCAGACCACGGGAGTTGTTCTCGGTGTGGGCCGCCGCCAACGTCAACTACCTGAGCCTGGTGGTCGGCGGCGCGCTGGTGCTGATGGGCCTGAGCCTGTGGCAGGCGCTCGCGGTGACCGTCGTCGGCAATCTCTTCTGGCTGCTCACCGGGCTGCTCGCGGTCCCGGGCCCGGCCGCGGGCGCGCCCAGCGAGGTCATCACGCGGGCGCTGTACGGGGTGCGGGGCAACCGGGTCAACAACGCGGTGACCGGCTGGCTGATCTCCGTCTGCTACTTCGCGCTCAACCTGGCCGCCGCCGCCACCGCGGCCTTCTCCCTGGTGGCCCGGACCGGCCTGCCCGTGAACTCCGCGGTCAAGGCGGTCGTCGTGGTGCTCATCGCCGCGGTCACCCTGGCCATCAGCGTCTACGGCCACTCCGCGATCGTGCGTCTCTACATGCCGATCACCCTGGTGCTGACGGTCGTGTTCGCCGTCCTCGCGGTCGCCGTGCTGCGGCACACGGACTTCTCCTACGCCCCGCACCGGCCTCTGAGGGGCGACGCGCTGTGGGCGACCGTCCTGGCCGGCGTCGCCCTGATCGCCTCCGGCCCCCTCTCCTACACCACCAGCGCCGACTTCTCCCGCTATCTGCCGCGCACCACCTCACCCTGGGCGGTGGCCGGCTGGACGGCGCTCGGCGGCTTCCTGCCCGGCGTGGTGGTCTGCGGGCTCGGCGCGTGCGCGGCCACCGCCGTCGACATGAACGACCCGCAGTCGGCGCTGCAACCGCTGCTGCCCGCCTGGTTCCGGCCGCTGTTCCTGCTCGCGCTGGTCCTCGGCACCGTCGCCCTGAACGCGCTGACCGCCTACAGCGCCGGTCTCGCCCTCCAGGCCGTCGGCATCCGCATCCGTCGCTCGCTCAGCGTCCTGGTCGACGGCACGGTCTCCGTCTCGCTCACCCTGTACGCGCTGCTCGTCTCCGACTTCCTGGACACCGTAGGCAATGTGCTCCAGCTGACCGTGGTCCTGCTCGGCCCCAGCACCGCCGTGTACGCCGTGGACATCCTGCTGCGCCGGGGCCGCTACGACGGCCCCGCCCTCACCGACGAGTCCCCCACCGGCCGCTTCTGGTACACCGGTGGCGTCAACTGGCGTGGGGCGCTTGCCCTTTCGGCGGGCGTCGCCGCCTCCGCGCTGTGCGTCGACACGGTCTACACCGGCCCGGCGGCCGCGGCCCTCGGCCATGTGGACCTCGCCCTGCCCGCGGGCCTCCTGGTCTCCGCCGCCGCCTACGCCCTGCTGATGCGCGGCCCGGGGCGCACAGGCGTCCGAGTCCCGCCGCGCTCTGGACGGCCCCCCGGCCAT